A part of Carettochelys insculpta isolate YL-2023 chromosome 1, ASM3395843v1, whole genome shotgun sequence genomic DNA contains:
- the S100G gene encoding protein S100-G, with product MDSLFKDNLLKHFTEYALKEGSTSLLSLGGMKSLIQNQFSQYVKDTFSLDTIIKSMDKNNDGKVTFDEFASVMGRLSGLGQ from the exons ATGGACAGTTTATTCAAAGACAACCTTTTAAAGCACTTCACCGAATATGCTTTGAAGGAGGGTAGTACCAGTCTGCTGTCCCTTGGTGGCATGAAAAGCTTGATTCAGAATCAATTTTCACAGTATGTGAAG GACACATTTTCTCTTGACACCATAATTAAATCTATGGACAAAAATAATGATGGGAAAGTCACCTTCGATGAATTTGCATCTGTTATGGGCCGTTTAAGTGGCCTAGGCCAGTAA